The DNA segment TGCCCCGCGCAATGCCGTGCTTTCCGCCCCGGCAACAAACAGGATCGCGGCCAGTGCCGGCCCTACGCACGGCGTCCAGCCAAAGGCAAAGGCAAGCCCCATCACATAGGCCCCGACAAGCCCCGCTGGCTTTTTCGCAACATTGACCCGCGCATCGCGATACAAAAGCGATATTCGGAACACCCCCATGAAATGGAGGCCCATGATCGCAATCATGATCCCGGCAATGATCGATAAGATGTCAAAATAGCTGGCCAGTGACTGGCCGATGACGCTTGCCGTCGCACCAAGGGCGATGAAAATCGTGCTAAAACCTGCGACAAAGGCCAATGCCGTAAAAAACACCTGGCGTGACTTCGCACTTGCGACCGCACGATCATCAAGATCCGTAACACTGACCCCTGCCAGATAGGCAAGGTATGGCGGCACAATCGGCAAAACACATGGCGTAAAGAACGACAACACCCCCGCAAGGAAGGCTGCGCCGAAACCAATATCGAGCAATTCATGTTCCTCCCGGCGCTGTGGGTATCTGATTTTGGAATTTGTTTATCAGCGCCTCTTCAAAGAATAGTATTTTTCATATATATAATTCAATCATAACTTTATGTAGAATCCAGACATATGAAAAAACCGCACATTTCCGGGGCGTTCCGGCTCATCCCAACCATGATTTTCGCATCACAGATGTGGATCGGCTCTGCATTGGCGACCGAATTGCTGATGCTTGAACAAAAGGGATGCGCATGGTGTGTGCGCTGGCATCAGGAAATCGGCGAAGCCTACCCCAACACCGATCAGGGCAAACTGGCCCCTCTTCGCCGTGTTGATATTCATGAATGGCCCGAAGACCTTGATCACATCGCGCGTGAACGTGTTACACCGACATTCGTGTTAATCAGCAACAACCGGGAAGTCGCCCGTCTGCGCGGTTATCCCGGCGATAATTTTTTCTGGCCGATGCTTGACGAGATGCTCTCGCAATTGCCGAACGATTAGGAAAACTGTATATTCGGTTTGAAGCACAGTATCCAATCGTGTATTGACCTTGATGTCTGGTATAATCGGACATCTAATGGCTTTGGCCCTTTAACCGACGAGCACAGCAAACGATGGCCCTACCACGTTTCAAGCAAAACATGGACTCGACCGAAGCCGAAGCTCTCCTCAAGCAGGCGCGCAAGGCCAGCGAGATGCTCAAGGCGCTGTCGCATGAGACACGCTTGCTGATCCTTTGCATCCTCCAGGAAGGCGAAAAGTCGGTATCCGATCTCGAAGAAATTCTGTCCATGCCCCAGGCCGTTGTATCCCAGCAACTGGCAAGGCTTCGCATTGATGGTCTGGTCTCGGCCCGCCGCGAAGGCCGCATGATCTATTACCGCATTGTCGATACGGAAATGGCGACCATCATTGGCACGCTTTATGACCTGTTCTGTGCACCGGTCCGCGATGAAGAAAAAGCCGCTGCCGAATAGGCGACAACTGCTGATCGAAAAAGCTTCCGTGAATTAGAACAGAAAAAACGTCACGATTCCGCCGACGCCTTGGCAAAAAATTACAATCAACAAGGCGGGAGGAAAACGTCATGCTGGGTTTGGATAATCCCTGGGCCCTGCCGCTTGTCGGTGTTTTGACCGGCATCGTGGTGGGATTTGTCGCACGTCGACAACATTTCTGCACGATGGCAGCCCTTGAACGCTATTGGTTTGCCGCCAACAGCATCGGTCTGCGTGCCTGGGTGCTGGCGGCCATCACCGCACTGTTCTGCACCCAAACGTTTATCGCGCTTGGCGTTATCGATCTTTCAAACAGTTTCTACATCACCCCGACCCTGCCGATTGCAGGCAGCATTCTGGGCGGGCTGATGTTTGGCTTTGGCATGGCTTTTGTCGGCACATGCGGATTTGGCGCCATCATTCGTCTGGGCGGTGGCAATCTGCGTGCGCTGGTCGTCCTGACCGGTATCGGACTGGCCGCCATTGCTGCCCTTCGCGGCGTGACGGGTCATTCTCGTGTCTGGTTTCTTGATCCGCTGTCGATTGAGTTCACCTCAGCCGGATCGCAATCGATTGGCGCGATCGCCTCGCACGCCAGTGGACTTGATCTGCACTATCCAATCGCCCTGCTGATCAGTGCCATCGGGCTTTGGTGGGTCTTTCGCAGTTCTGATTTCCGTGCCGAACGTGCCAAGGCGCTTGGCGCCATCACCATTGGTGCCTGCATTTCGCTTGGTTGGGTCTGGACGACGAGCTTTGCAAAATATCGCTTTGTTGAAACCCAGATCGAGGCGGGATCCTTTGTCACCCCGGTTGGGGATACAATCATGCAGATCATCACCGTTACCGGGGCCCTGCCCGATTACGGGGTTGGATTGGTGATCGGGGTGTTTCTGGGCGCGGCACTGGCAGCTTGGAAAAGCAACGACATGCGCTGGGAAGCCTGCGACGACGCCCGCGAACTCGGTCGCCACCTGCTGGGTGCTTTTTTGATGGGAACAGGCGGCGTTTTCGCCCTTGGCTGCACCATCGGCCAAGGTGTCAGCGCGTTTTCCACACTGGCAATTTCTTCGCCGATTGTGATGATCTCGATTGCCATCGGGGCACGGGTCGGTCTTGGCGTTCTTCTTGAAGGATCACCGTTCGGATTCCTGCGCGCAATATCGATGCGCAAGCACGGTTAAACCAAGACCCACGCAGCGATTATCCCACCACAACAAACCGATATGCCGGACCTGCCCGCTCGATCACGCCAAGGCCCGGATGCGGCATGTGGAAGCCGATAATCCGCGATCCATCGACGGCAAGCCGATCGAGCAGCATCTTGCGCGTGGCAATGCCCTTTTCGGCATCCTGATCAGATCCGCTTGGCCATTCTGGATGGATCAGGGATACGGCGACATTGGTTATGGCATCACCCACCACAAGTGCGCTGCTTGATCCGTCATGGATCATGAAAGATGTATGCCCGGGTGTGTGACCGGCGGTATCGACCGCCTCGACACCGGCTACCACCTCTGCGCCATAATCAAACAACTCGATACGGTCCTCAAGGAAGGCCATCCGGTTGCGCGCCCCGACCACAAAGCTTTTGCGCGCGTCGGGCGTTTTTTCAAGCGTATCCTCGGCCTGCCAGTATTCCCACTCGATCCGGTTCATGTGATAGCGGGCGTCGGCAAAGATCAATTCGTCGAAATCGTCAATCAGCCCCCATAGATGGTCCGGATGCGCGTGGGTAAACACAATATCGGTCACTTCGTCCGGGCTGACACCGGCCGCATCAATGTTGTCCATAAGCTTGCCGGCTGACGACATGAAATTCGGGCCAGCGCCAACATCAAACATCACCACCCGATCACCACGGCGCAAAACGGTGATGTTGCAATCGGGCAGCAACGCATCCGTTGACTGCCCTTCGGCCTTAAGCAACGCAACCAGTTCATCCTGCGAAACATCGGGAAAGGCAAAAGACAACGGCAACATCAGATTGCCATCCGATATGACCGTGATGTCTGATGCACCAAGTTCCAGGGAACCAAGCGCTGACGCAGCCGCGGGAAACAACCCTGCCGCCCCCATACCCGCCAGTGACAACGACGATTTCAGAACATCACGACGAGACCAGGAATTGTTTCCAGACATTGCATCCTCCACATATATGTTTTTTTGAATGAATGCACTCATGGTTGATTTGGTCAACCTAAAAACATACCGGGCGGAGTTTTCCACGCGCCAACAGCCCAGGATACCGCACCAAACCGCGGGTACGACACCTAGCCAACGCCGTGTGATTTTTCTTTATTTGCAATGCACTAAAGGAAACATTGATCTCGCTGCATTCAGTGACGATCTACCGCCCTTTCGACAATCTCGTCGTGGTCCAGAACGGGTGCGACGTCGATGTCACTGGCATCCATCATCCCTGAAACACGTTGCAGGGCGGCGATGAGAAACGTCTGTTCCCATTCTTCAAGATTGTTGAACTTGTCCGAAAAACGGTCATGAAGCGCCATCGGCGCGCGGTCCAGAATTGCCCTGCCCTGATCTGTAAGCCTGACGAACACCTTGCGTTTGTCGGTGTCTCCGCGCTCGCGTGTCACAAGCCGCATCGCCTGCAACTTGTCGACAAGCGCCGTGGTCGATGCCTGGGCCAGATTAACCTTGGCCGCGATCTGGCCAACCGTCATCTCACCGAATTCCTCAAGCGATTGCAAAACAAGAAGCTGGGATGTTTTAAGCCCGGTCACCTTACCAAGCTTTTTGGCGTGGATATCACTCGCCCGCAAAATGCGGCGGATGGAGATCAACGCTTCATGCAATTTATCCATTGTTATTTTCCGGACGTTTTTCGTTTCTATAGCAAGCGTTGTTTTAGCCTCGGACCCGCGGCTGCGCAACGCTTTAAGACACTTTTATATCGAATTTCGATCATTTATTCCATCGATTATCGCTATACTCAGGAAACAATATTTCATCGAAAGAATATTATCCTTATCGAAGGGCGATATATCAATGTTTAACTTATTATCAGCAACTTACGGAGTTTCACAGGAAAGTCACAGAGAAGGGGTTGATCAATTTGTATCGTTGTTCTATACATCTCTCGCGACATAAATGATCGTGTATCGAAATAACAGAGCAGGCAGACCGATGAAAATTGCCAACACAAACGGCAATACCGGCCAGAAAGCCAACCTGATTATCCGTAAACCCAAGGCCACAGACGGCGCTGCGGTGAATAACCTCATTGCCGACTGCAAGCCGCTGGATGAAAACTCGATGTATTGCAATCTGCTGCAGTGCTCGCACTTCTCAGGCACGTGCGCGATTGCCGAACTGAACGGCGAAGCCGTCGGTTTCGTTTCGGGCTACATCGTCCCCGACCAGCCCGAACAGCTTTTCATCTGGCAGGTGGCAGTTTCGCCCAAGGCCCGTGGCCTGCGTCTGGCGAAGCGTCTGATCCTTGATATTCTGGATCGTCCGTCCTGCCACAACGTCTCGCAGCTGAACACAACGATCACCTCGACGAACGCACCGTCGCAGGGTGTCTTCCGTTCCGTTGCGCGCGAACTGGGTGCTGATGTTAAGCGCAAGGTCCAGTTTGAACGCGAAACACACTTCGAAGGCGCCGCTGCCAGCGAAATTCTTTGGCAGATCGGTCCGTTCGAGCGCGAAGACGTCGAACGCGTCGCCGCCTAATCCGGCTGACCTAATTTCCCCACTTGTCATACGCGAAATGGCATCGACCATTTCCGGAACATCCGGCACGCCGGAACGTTCGGTATGACAGGTGGACTTGATTTTCCCAATCTGAAAGAGGGAACTATGACTGTATTTGATCGCCTTGAATCGGAAGTTCAGAGCTATGCACGCTCCTTCCCCGTAACCTTTGAAAGTGCTGAAGGCGCTTGGCTGACCGACGTCGATGGCAACCGCTATCTTGATTTCCTTGCTGGCGCCGGCACGCTGAACTATGGCCATAACCATCCTTTCCTGCAGGAAAAGCTGATTGATTATATCAAATCAAACGGCGTCACCCATGGTTTGGACATGCACACCAAGGCCAAGGCAGCGTTTCTTGAAGCGCTCGAAGAGAAAATCTTCAAGCCGCGTGACATGGAATACAAGGTCCAGTTTACTGGCCCGACCGGCACCAACGCCGTCGAAGCCGCTCTTAAACTGGCCCGTCGCGTCAAGGGCCGCGAAACCGTGATTTCGTTTACCAACGGCTTCCATGGTTGCACGCTTGGTTCGCTTGCCATCACGGGTAACGAACATCATCGTGGCGCGGCTGGCGTCTCGCTTGATAACGCTGTTGCCGTACCGTTTGACGGTTACATGGGTGACGGTGCTGATACCACCGAGTATCTGGACCGTGTCCTTTCGGACAACTCCAGCGGTATCGCTCTGCCCGCAGCCGTGATCGTCGAAACCCTTCAGGGTGAAGGTGGCCTGAATGCCGCTGACTTCGGCTGGCTCAAGAACCTGGAAAAGGTTTGCCGCAAGCATGACATCCTTCTGATTGTTGATGACATTCAGGCGGGCTGTGGCCGTACCGGTACGTTCTTTAGCTTCGAACCTGCTGGCATCAAGCCGGACATCATCACGCTGTCGAAATCGCTTTCGGCGTATGGTCTTCCGCTTGCCGTGGTTCTGATGAAGCCGGAACTCGATGTCTGGCATCCGGGCGAACACAACGGCACCTTCCGTGGTAACAACCACGCGTTTGTGACTGCCGCTGCTGCGCTTGACCATTTCTGGTCAGATGACAAGTTTGCTGCTGATGTACGCGACAAGGCTGCGTTCCTTGAAACGCGCCTCGATGAAATTATTGATCGCTATGGCGATGGCAAACTCTATCGCAAGGGCCGCGGCCTGATGCAGGGTATCTGCTTTGAAAGCGGCGAGCTGGCATCCAAGGTCACCAAGGAATGCTTCAAGCATGACCTTGTGATCGAAACCAGTGGTCCGGAAGATGAAGTGGTCAAATGCCTTGTGCCGCTGATCATCTCCAAGCAGGATCTGGCACATGGACTGGAAATCCTTGAACTGGCAACCGCCAAAGCCATGGGCAAGGACGTTTCCCCGTCCAAAGCAGCCGCTGAGTAACATAGTTTGGGCGACGCTTAACCGCGTCGCCCGGCCCCACAACTTAATTATATCAAAGAGTTAAAGATGATTGTTCGTACTTTGAAAGAATGTGAAGCATCCGGTCGCCGCGTCGTTTCGGACAACTGGGAAAGCACCCGTCTGTCGCTTGCCGAAGATGGCATGGGTTTCTCGTTCCACATCACCACCATTTATGCCGGCACCGAAACCGAGATCTGTTACGCCA comes from the Thalassospira sp. ER-Se-21-Dark genome and includes:
- a CDS encoding cytochrome c biogenesis protein CcdA, with the translated sequence MLDIGFGAAFLAGVLSFFTPCVLPIVPPYLAYLAGVSVTDLDDRAVASAKSRQVFFTALAFVAGFSTIFIALGATASVIGQSLASYFDILSIIAGIMIAIMGLHFMGVFRISLLYRDARVNVAKKPAGLVGAYVMGLAFAFGWTPCVGPALAAILFVAGAESTALRGAGLLAVYSLGIGLPFALAGLFAGQFVGWSRKFKRHMHTVERAMGVLLVLTGVLFMTGQMSAIAQWLLETFPSLSTLG
- a CDS encoding transcriptional regulator; translated protein: MKKPHISGAFRLIPTMIFASQMWIGSALATELLMLEQKGCAWCVRWHQEIGEAYPNTDQGKLAPLRRVDIHEWPEDLDHIARERVTPTFVLISNNREVARLRGYPGDNFFWPMLDEMLSQLPND
- a CDS encoding metalloregulator ArsR/SmtB family transcription factor, encoding MALPRFKQNMDSTEAEALLKQARKASEMLKALSHETRLLILCILQEGEKSVSDLEEILSMPQAVVSQQLARLRIDGLVSARREGRMIYYRIVDTEMATIIGTLYDLFCAPVRDEEKAAAE
- a CDS encoding YeeE/YedE family protein encodes the protein MLGLDNPWALPLVGVLTGIVVGFVARRQHFCTMAALERYWFAANSIGLRAWVLAAITALFCTQTFIALGVIDLSNSFYITPTLPIAGSILGGLMFGFGMAFVGTCGFGAIIRLGGGNLRALVVLTGIGLAAIAALRGVTGHSRVWFLDPLSIEFTSAGSQSIGAIASHASGLDLHYPIALLISAIGLWWVFRSSDFRAERAKALGAITIGACISLGWVWTTSFAKYRFVETQIEAGSFVTPVGDTIMQIITVTGALPDYGVGLVIGVFLGAALAAWKSNDMRWEACDDARELGRHLLGAFLMGTGGVFALGCTIGQGVSAFSTLAISSPIVMISIAIGARVGLGVLLEGSPFGFLRAISMRKHG
- a CDS encoding MBL fold metallo-hydrolase; its protein translation is MSGNNSWSRRDVLKSSLSLAGMGAAGLFPAAASALGSLELGASDITVISDGNLMLPLSFAFPDVSQDELVALLKAEGQSTDALLPDCNITVLRRGDRVVMFDVGAGPNFMSSAGKLMDNIDAAGVSPDEVTDIVFTHAHPDHLWGLIDDFDELIFADARYHMNRIEWEYWQAEDTLEKTPDARKSFVVGARNRMAFLEDRIELFDYGAEVVAGVEAVDTAGHTPGHTSFMIHDGSSSALVVGDAITNVAVSLIHPEWPSGSDQDAEKGIATRKMLLDRLAVDGSRIIGFHMPHPGLGVIERAGPAYRFVVVG
- a CDS encoding MarR family transcriptional regulator; the protein is MDKLHEALISIRRILRASDIHAKKLGKVTGLKTSQLLVLQSLEEFGEMTVGQIAAKVNLAQASTTALVDKLQAMRLVTRERGDTDKRKVFVRLTDQGRAILDRAPMALHDRFSDKFNNLEEWEQTFLIAALQRVSGMMDASDIDVAPVLDHDEIVERAVDRH
- the ectA gene encoding diaminobutyrate acetyltransferase yields the protein MKIANTNGNTGQKANLIIRKPKATDGAAVNNLIADCKPLDENSMYCNLLQCSHFSGTCAIAELNGEAVGFVSGYIVPDQPEQLFIWQVAVSPKARGLRLAKRLILDILDRPSCHNVSQLNTTITSTNAPSQGVFRSVARELGADVKRKVQFERETHFEGAAASEILWQIGPFEREDVERVAA
- the ectB gene encoding diaminobutyrate--2-oxoglutarate transaminase gives rise to the protein MTVFDRLESEVQSYARSFPVTFESAEGAWLTDVDGNRYLDFLAGAGTLNYGHNHPFLQEKLIDYIKSNGVTHGLDMHTKAKAAFLEALEEKIFKPRDMEYKVQFTGPTGTNAVEAALKLARRVKGRETVISFTNGFHGCTLGSLAITGNEHHRGAAGVSLDNAVAVPFDGYMGDGADTTEYLDRVLSDNSSGIALPAAVIVETLQGEGGLNAADFGWLKNLEKVCRKHDILLIVDDIQAGCGRTGTFFSFEPAGIKPDIITLSKSLSAYGLPLAVVLMKPELDVWHPGEHNGTFRGNNHAFVTAAAALDHFWSDDKFAADVRDKAAFLETRLDEIIDRYGDGKLYRKGRGLMQGICFESGELASKVTKECFKHDLVIETSGPEDEVVKCLVPLIISKQDLAHGLEILELATAKAMGKDVSPSKAAAE